Proteins encoded within one genomic window of Marasmius oreades isolate 03SP1 chromosome 6, whole genome shotgun sequence:
- a CDS encoding uncharacterized protein (CAZy:AA2) has protein sequence MVRGLLNRVFFLLLATSHLVGYSNAVYTWPNPTMDELEHILVDNEGFNDAGFKRAITPCTNYIQGPQTLGRQTSAQWLRVAFHDFSTANVPAGAGGIDASIGFETLRPENSGSAMNDSLSFFAPFVNAHVSMADLIALSVSLSIGSCSSPTITIPLRGGRIDATEGGEFGVPEPETSIEETLHQFEHAGFNQADAIGLTACGHTMGNVHHGGFPQVVPESAVTPNNTGGGIHFDSTPDVFDINVVQEYLASEGNRGGALVTTDNVTVRSDLRLYVSDNNATIARPFHPVNVTLDFTSTGEMRFRGFIRLLSSTSSNVTPEVQVSWQSREGFSSRKFSTSANFEASGASTWGSISYFKFDAPIDLGSGISKFFVAVDGRIHDNGGSGHPVQDSAFVVPSLTNVDDSGNFELTAAVLNSFSSANVRAELSFPAVQLGTISPKIVKTLTSLASFNKNFNSEYSLYRASGAIPLSNLTNSNQVSADLITATGDRRIGTVHDNFRRLKQL, from the exons ATGGTCCGGGGTCTGCTAAACCGTGTGTTCTTCCTACTCTTGGCGACCTCTCATCTCGTCGGTTACTCCAATGCTGTCTACACCTGGCCTAATCCGACTATGGATGAACTTGAACATATACTGGTCGATAACGAAGGGTTCAATGATGCCGGATTCAAACGAGCAATAACACCGTGCACGAATTATATTCAAGGTCCTCAAACACTAGGAAGACAGACCAGTGCACAGTGGTTGAGGGTTGCTTTCC ATGATTTTTCAACGGCTAACGTACCTGCTGGGGCCGGTGGCATCGATGCCTCCATCGGATTTGAAACTTTGAGACCAGAGAATAGTGGATCAGCGATGAATGATTCGTTATCGTTCTTTGCTCCCTTTGTGAACGCACATGTTTCGA TGGCCGATCTAATTGCGCTCAGCGTCTCGCTTTCAATTGGTTCCTGTTCTTCTCCCACCATTACAATTCCTCTCCGGGGAGGACGAATCGACGCGACAGAGGGCGGAGAATTCGGTGTACCAGAGCCTGAGACCAGTATTGAAGAGACACTTCATCAATTTGAACATGCCGGATTCAACCAAGCCGATGCGATC GGCCTTACTGCATGTGGTCACACGATGGGGAATGTGCACCATGGTGGATTTCCCCAAGTGG TACCCGAAAGTGCGGTAACACCGAACAATACTGGGGGAGGAATCCATTTCGATTCTACACCGGATGTTTTCGATATCAATGT AGTTCAAGAGTATCTGGCAAGTGAAGGAAACCGAGGAG GAGCGCTCGTTACGACAGATAATGTAACTGTTCGTTCGGATTTACGGCTCTATGTGTCCGACAACAATGCTACCATTGCTCGA CCTTTCCAC CCTGTCAATGTAACCCTTGACTTTACCTCAACTGGAGAGATGAGATTCAGAGGTTTCATACGA CTTTTGTCTTCCACTTCCTCGAATGTCACACCAGAAGTCCA GGTTTCTTGGCAGTCTCGAGAAGGTTTCTCTTCCCGAAAATTCTCTACATCAGCCAATTTTGAAGCTTCGGGAGCGAGTACATGGGGATCCATTTCTTATTTTAAATTTGATGCTCCAATCGACCTGGGGTCTGGGATATCTAAATTCTTTGTCGCCGTCGACGGGAGGATCCATGACAATGGTGGAAGCGGACATCCCGTACAGGACTCTGCCTTCGTCGTTCCCAGCTTGACAAATGTGGACGATAGCGGAAATTTCGAGCTTACTGCAGCA GTTTTGAATTCATTTTCAAGCGCTAATGTACGAGCGGAACTCTCGTTTCCCGCTGTACAACTCG GGACCATCAGTCCCAAGATAGTCAAAACGCTTACTTCTCTAGCATCGTTCAACAAGAACTTCAATTCGGAATATTCACTTTATCGCGCCTCTGGTGCGATTCCATTATCAAATCTAACAAACTCAAATCAGGTCTCTGCGGACTTGATCACAGCAACAGGAGATAGGAGAATTGGTACCGTCCATGATAATTTCAGAAGGCTGAAACAATTGTGA